The genomic segment TCTTTTAGTCATCTTTAAGACACATTCTTTTTGAAAACGACTAAAAGACATCGTAAAGACGTCTTATGTCCCGTTTTTGGGCATTTTTGCAGTACTGGATTTTTATCATGCAAGCACATATTCAATAGAAACGTTTTTCATTTTCCACAGATcctataaaagaatatattgacAAAAAGTGCGAGATTATACTCGCAGCTATTAATTCGTCCAAAAGGAGCATATTGTACGATGTAGATAACAAGGTGAATAATGTAAAGCAAGTGATATTGAGCTGCAACATTGGAATGcccaaaaataatataaaagaattaaaagagtCACTAGATGTAGTCTTTCCTATTAAAACTTTCgaagattttttattgttgGACGAAGCTCTTGCAAATTcagaagaaaaaaggaaagctctggtaagtaaaaatattgaaattattatttaatatgcgcTATAAAACTTGTTTTATTTACAGATGAACTTCTACCGCATCTTATTGTGCGGAGAGACATGCGTGAAGCAAtgtgtcaaaaaaataatgacggCAACATTGACACAAGCAGTAGAAATACATTATACCGCCTTCGGAAGACAAACACACGGGAAAGGCAAGAAGGATTTTAGTCGCACACAAGTTTTTGTCTGTTTGAACGGTAAGTTGTattgttaaacaaatatttcaatcgtaattgcattttaaaaaaatttatttgttatagaCGTGTTGCTGGAACAGTTTGGACGCAATgacgaatataaaaaactatcaACAGCTTTAAGCCGTTGGCTGTCCGGAGCAGCTGATCGCGAAGGAGGTCGCAAAAAGCGGATGCGTTACAcggagtaaaatatatatattcttacctgtgttataagattataagatGTTTGCTAATAACAAATCGTATACTGTTGTTTCCAGAGTACCTGATGCTGCACAAGCAGCCGAGGCAGAAGACgtagaattataataactttgatgttgtattcataatttaaattatgcttaaaatttgcaattatttacttgtttcttttattttagttttttattatagtgtcaAACTTTGCGCCAATTTTAATCCTACTTGCTATGACAACCTGAAGATTTAcagttttgttataaatttattgttttattatcttcttttttggCTGTATGGTTTTTGTCttcgatatatatgtaccatggagataattttatattgtttatgattgcaaacatataataaatgcatacacaattcaaatataactatatgtattgtgttaaatattatgattatttttaattatatattatatatgtacgaacggcaaacaataataatgtaacgaTAGCATGTAACACCAACGTCGGTGATaggtaaaatgaaatttaacaataacacATGTTTCAACTAATTAAAGCTAGTGTTCCAACATTTGTTACTGTTAAATAATTTGGTTACAACTATTTCAATTGACGTATTATTTATGTTGACATTATATGTTGACATTATATGTTATCgctgcattattattatttgccgTTTTTAAACCCTCCTTCTTATCCCTACGCAATTCTGTATCGCGCCAGTATTGTTTACCAACATTGGCCGTAATTGTTATCCATTACTGAAGCAGTACTGAGCCGGTGTTACTGCCATATTTGCGACGGTATTAGATATCTGGTAACCAGTAATGGCATAGTGTTGCGTCGGTCGTAATAGCAATACTGGGACAAATCTGCCAAGTGCATTTGGGCAGGTACTGTCTGTCAGTATTGGGCCCAAGTTAGCATCCGGATCTTAAACAGTACCGCGCCAGTAGTGTTGCCAGCATTGCACCAGTACCCGAACTACTGTAACCAGTACTGGCGCGGATCTGGGCCGATTGTAAAACCCTATATGGGACTCTTTCTAAATCTGAAGCCAAAGTA from the Anoplolepis gracilipes chromosome 11, ASM4749672v1, whole genome shotgun sequence genome contains:
- the LOC140671337 gene encoding uncharacterized protein, with the protein product MNPIKEYIDKKCEIILAAINSSKRSILYDVDNKVNNVKQVILSCNIGMPKNNIKELKESLDVVFPIKTFEDFLLLDEALANSEEKRKALMNFYRILLCGETCVKQCVKKIMTATLTQAVEIHYTAFGRQTHGKGKKDFSRTQVFVCLNDVLLEQFGRNDEYKKLSTALSRWLSGAADREGGRKKRMRYTEVPDAAQAAEAEDVEL